A genomic stretch from Aedes albopictus strain Foshan chromosome 2, AalbF5, whole genome shotgun sequence includes:
- the LOC115266404 gene encoding uncharacterized protein LOC115266404 encodes MDCKKCRLPVITKDHPYIYCNGLCAAVHHAACVGLSNVELASVSPPNKNNMWLCDECVVEFVQWRKERSENNKCSIAESVSEPKCPLQRDVEELKNKVESMRLVLASHEAFNVDAGIRHSTPNAPNSSRQMNSNSRSREISDVLPDASDRLTDSIREDESFDLLLTNIDGSVTEDDIQRMVVRSLGAHDNEFIHVRKLVPRWVDCSTLDYISFKVVLNRKWKSSAMLSTTWPQNVKFREFRKIRCTWRPELV; translated from the coding sequence ATGGATTGCAAAAAGTGTCGTCTACCAGTGATAACAAAAGATCACCCGTACATTTATTGCAACGGGTTGTGTGCTGCTGTACACCATGCCGCTTGTGTCGGGTTGAGTAATGTCGAGCTTGCTTCGGTATCACCGCCGAACAAAAACAATATGTGGCTGTGTGATGAGTGCGTGGTCGAATTCGTTCAATGGAGAAAAGAACGAAGTGAAAACAACAAATGTTCAATCGCCGAATCAGTATCGGAGCCAAAATGCCCCCTTCAACGTGACGTCGAAGAGTTGAAGAACAAAGTAGAATCCATGCGGTTGGTTCTTGCTTCACATGAAGCTTTCAATGTGGATGCTGGAATACGACACTCAACTCCAAATGCCCCAAACTCATCGCGGCAAATGAATAGCAATAGCAGATCACGTGAAATATCAGATGTACTACCTGATGCTTCGGACCGGTTGACAGATTCAATACGTGAAGATGAGAGTTTCGACTTGCTACTTACCAACATCgatggaagcgttacggaggatgaTATACAACGAATGGTCGTTCGTAGTTTAGGCGCACACGACAATGAGTTCATACATGTACGAAAACTTGTTCCACGATGGGTTGACTGCAGCACTCTGGACTACATCTCTTTTAAAGTCGTCTTGAATCGTAAATGGAAATCAAGCGCAATGTTATCAACGACTTGGCCTCAGAACGTTAAATTTCGCGAGTTCCGTAAAATACGATGCACGTGGAGACCCGAACTTGTGTGA